One genomic window of Methanobrevibacter gottschalkii DSM 11977 includes the following:
- a CDS encoding V-type ATP synthase subunit F, with protein sequence MSSVAVIGDIDTVSGFRLGGVKQAVVVKTSEEAIAAFDKFLEDEISIIIITQLMANEIREHINRKIGSSVLPMIIEIPGKDGSSEGSSDQINDLIRRVIGVEMVK encoded by the coding sequence ATGAGTTCAGTAGCAGTTATTGGTGATATTGACACCGTTTCTGGTTTTAGACTTGGTGGTGTCAAACAGGCAGTTGTTGTAAAAACTTCTGAGGAAGCTATTGCAGCTTTTGATAAATTTTTAGAAGACGAAATTTCAATTATTATCATTACTCAATTAATGGCAAATGAAATAAGAGAACATATTAATAGGAAAATTGGTTCAAGTGTTTTACCAATGATAATTGAAATACCTGGTAAAGATGGGTCCTCTGAAGGATCATCTGATCAAATAAATGACCTTATTAGAAGAGTTATCGGGGTAGAGATGGTTAAATGA
- a CDS encoding V-type ATP synthase subunit C, whose product MADQIATLISSVGLTQETFLVLCVISLLVVGAVVVIITSRPILDIYPYLNPSARVRARKGRLFDEKQISEIVETSNIEEVENYLKGVPEYADVLDEYPLDKALDVERANTYEFIARLAPKDIKAPFAVMSKKADIDNIKSLLTAKEVGYDADETKELLIPCGALYNDLESLADAENVTDIVTSLDNTEYAAVLEDALPQYENTNMILPLESALDKYYLGKLLRSTDVPSDENKQILYAYVGTQVDVTNLKLIIRAKEDGLDYDAISPYILDEGYQLREWKLKDLMESPDVTNVVSGLEGTKYSSALTDVVPVYNETGSVAVFEKALDVYASEYSKSLASKKPLGIGPIIGYLSQKENEIKNLKIIARAKREVDFPNAKIMEMLI is encoded by the coding sequence ATGGCAGATCAAATTGCTACTTTGATAAGTTCTGTAGGACTTACACAAGAAACATTCTTAGTGCTCTGTGTAATCTCATTACTTGTTGTTGGTGCAGTAGTAGTAATCATTACATCTAGACCAATTTTGGACATTTATCCTTATCTTAATCCAAGTGCAAGAGTAAGAGCTAGAAAAGGAAGATTGTTTGATGAAAAACAAATTTCTGAAATTGTTGAAACCAGCAATATTGAAGAAGTTGAAAATTATCTCAAAGGTGTTCCTGAATATGCTGATGTTTTAGATGAATATCCCCTTGATAAAGCATTAGATGTTGAACGTGCTAATACTTACGAGTTTATTGCAAGATTAGCTCCTAAAGATATTAAAGCTCCTTTCGCAGTAATGTCTAAAAAAGCAGATATTGACAATATCAAAAGTCTTTTAACTGCAAAAGAAGTCGGTTATGATGCTGATGAAACCAAAGAATTATTAATTCCTTGTGGTGCTTTATATAATGACTTAGAATCTTTAGCTGATGCTGAAAATGTAACTGATATTGTTACAAGTTTGGATAACACAGAATATGCTGCAGTTTTAGAAGATGCTCTTCCACAATATGAAAATACTAACATGATTCTTCCATTAGAATCTGCTTTAGATAAATATTACTTGGGCAAATTATTACGTTCTACTGATGTTCCTTCTGATGAAAATAAACAAATTTTATATGCATATGTTGGAACTCAAGTGGATGTAACTAATCTTAAACTAATTATAAGGGCTAAAGAAGATGGCCTTGATTATGATGCAATCTCTCCTTATATATTAGATGAAGGATACCAATTACGTGAATGGAAACTTAAAGATTTAATGGAATCTCCTGATGTTACAAATGTAGTGTCTGGATTGGAAGGTACCAAATATTCTAGTGCATTAACTGATGTGGTTCCAGTTTACAATGAAACTGGCTCAGTTGCAGTATTTGAAAAAGCATTGGATGTTTATGCTTCCGAATATTCAAAATCTTTAGCATCTAAAAAACCATTAGGTATTGGTCCAATTATTGGTTATTTAAGTCAAAAAGAAAATGAAATTAAAAATTTAAAAATTATTGCAAGAGCAAAAAGAGAAGTTGATTTCCCTAATGCTAAAATCATGGAGATGTTAATATGA
- a CDS encoding V-type ATP synthase subunit E gives MSSGTDKIVSSIMSEAQEKADVIIQEVNAEVSAIQAKADKTAEVEKTRILENGKKQSDMRYQQIISEAKMNARRAKLGAKEEVIEAAFSQAVGELKEKASSRSADYEDSLIKMIKEAADEIGGDDLIIQLNEADTNQFKSEISSGNAFEIEGIKFELGEPINTIGGAVLKTNNGDIEVNNTIEARLDRFKSILRSEVANVLFK, from the coding sequence ATGAGCTCAGGCACAGATAAAATTGTTTCAAGCATTATGTCTGAAGCCCAAGAGAAAGCTGATGTAATCATTCAAGAGGTTAATGCAGAAGTTTCAGCTATTCAGGCAAAAGCTGATAAAACTGCTGAAGTTGAAAAAACAAGAATCTTAGAAAATGGTAAAAAACAATCTGATATGAGATATCAGCAAATTATCTCTGAAGCTAAGATGAATGCTCGTAGAGCAAAATTAGGCGCTAAAGAAGAAGTAATCGAAGCTGCTTTCAGTCAAGCTGTTGGTGAATTAAAAGAAAAAGCTTCTTCCAGAAGTGCAGATTATGAAGATTCATTAATTAAAATGATTAAAGAAGCTGCTGATGAAATTGGCGGTGATGATTTAATTATCCAATTAAATGAAGCTGACACAAATCAATTTAAAAGTGAAATATCTTCAGGTAATGCTTTCGAAATTGAAGGAATCAAATTCGAATTAGGTGAACCTATCAATACTATTGGTGGAGCAGTCTTAAAAACTAATAATGGAGATATTGAAGTAAATAACACTATTGAAGCAAGATTAGATAGATTTAAAAGTATCTTACGTAGTGAAGTTGCTAATGTATTATTTAAATAA
- a CDS encoding V-type ATP synthase subunit K (produces ATP from ADP in the presence of a proton gradient across the membrane; the K subunit is a nonenzymatic component which binds the dimeric form by interacting with the G and E subunits) produces MVEIALGTALAAIGAGVAIGFAGLGSGLGQGMAAAGSVGAVAEDNDMFARGIIFSALPETQAIYGFLVAILLLVFSGLLGGGQGLPTEAGIVAIGVGASIGFAGLGSGMGQGMAAASSVGAIVEDNDMFARGIIFSALPETQAIYGFLIAILLMVFGGILG; encoded by the coding sequence ATGGTAGAAATTGCTTTAGGTACTGCTTTAGCAGCTATTGGTGCTGGAGTAGCAATTGGATTTGCCGGTTTAGGTTCCGGTTTAGGGCAAGGTATGGCAGCTGCTGGTTCTGTAGGAGCAGTGGCAGAAGACAATGACATGTTTGCAAGAGGTATTATTTTCTCTGCATTACCAGAAACTCAGGCTATTTACGGTTTCTTGGTTGCAATCTTATTATTAGTATTCTCAGGATTATTAGGTGGAGGTCAAGGATTACCTACTGAAGCCGGTATTGTAGCTATAGGTGTAGGTGCATCTATTGGTTTTGCCGGTTTAGGTTCCGGTATGGGACAAGGTATGGCAGCAGCATCCTCTGTTGGTGCTATTGTTGAAGACAATGATATGTTTGCTCGTGGTATTATTTTCTCTGCATTACCAGAGACACAAGCTATTTACGGTTTCTTGATTGCTATTTTACTTATGGTATTCGGTGGAATCTTAGGTTAA
- a CDS encoding V-type ATP synthase subunit I, translated as MFKTARMRKIRIVTLDKYVAPTVDALHESGLIQVSDISESIQQDPELAELVTPSKATPYTGKLSSLLMKTNGISELLGNSISEGHGLKDTLMSFISPDMPVQKEVEKLDTPAFIEKAEETLAKVESKTSVIEGKLAALDSETSELKSNKSLAKRLSHFDMDLALLKDSKYTSTTVGRINAESTSEIKNELSNLTDELEIFTVPMDDDDGEVIAVVTLKEFSDDVYSTLRKFDFEKIEVANVEGTPQHIISSADSRLLTIESERAAVKKELRAVAEQWDDEILALKEQLENEKDKNEILSSFVQTKDAYVLEAWVPVKDTEEVEQLVEKSSEGHCAFETIEIEGTDDEDVPILQQNGWYAKPFEFLVDMYSPVRYNEIDPTIFVAITFPFFFGFCLTDAIYGLVVSAIGVVIIRGLGKVKESMRSFGWILVWAGLWAVILGLLTNGFIGDFPERIAGFRLPTVFAPVEAFKHPDTILLIAIGVGLLYTNVGFLLGAIDNLRYGNVKEAIGSQLCWFVFEAGIILLALGYMMPAIGMVGMALGGILIIATIGMLVWANGAYGVMDIFGYMGDVLSYARLLALCLATGGIAMTVNILAQMLNNMVPHVGIVLAIFVFIFGHIANFAFQVLGAFINSLRLNYVEFFSQFFMSGKGKFEAFKANRTFTKLK; from the coding sequence ATGTTCAAGACAGCTAGAATGCGTAAAATTAGAATTGTTACACTTGATAAGTATGTAGCACCTACAGTGGATGCTCTCCACGAATCAGGGCTTATACAAGTCAGTGATATTTCTGAAAGCATTCAGCAAGATCCTGAATTAGCAGAATTAGTAACTCCTTCAAAAGCTACACCTTACACAGGTAAGTTATCTTCACTTCTCATGAAAACAAATGGTATATCTGAACTATTAGGAAATTCTATATCAGAAGGCCATGGGTTAAAAGACACTTTAATGTCTTTTATTAGTCCTGATATGCCAGTTCAAAAAGAAGTAGAAAAATTGGATACTCCTGCTTTTATTGAAAAAGCTGAAGAAACTTTAGCTAAGGTGGAAAGTAAGACAAGTGTTATTGAAGGCAAACTTGCTGCACTCGACTCAGAAACAAGTGAACTAAAGTCTAATAAAAGTTTGGCTAAACGTTTATCTCATTTTGACATGGATTTAGCGCTTTTAAAAGATTCAAAGTACACTTCTACTACTGTTGGAAGGATTAATGCTGAATCTACTTCAGAAATCAAAAATGAATTAAGTAACTTGACTGATGAATTAGAAATATTTACTGTTCCTATGGATGATGATGACGGTGAAGTCATTGCTGTAGTGACATTAAAAGAATTTAGTGATGATGTTTATTCAACACTTCGTAAATTCGACTTTGAGAAAATTGAAGTAGCTAATGTTGAAGGCACTCCTCAACATATTATTTCAAGTGCTGATTCTCGTTTATTGACTATTGAATCAGAACGTGCTGCTGTTAAAAAAGAATTAAGAGCAGTCGCTGAACAATGGGATGATGAAATATTAGCTCTCAAAGAACAATTAGAAAATGAAAAAGATAAGAACGAAATTCTTTCATCTTTTGTTCAAACTAAAGATGCTTATGTTCTTGAGGCATGGGTACCTGTAAAAGATACAGAGGAAGTTGAACAATTAGTTGAAAAAAGTTCTGAGGGACATTGTGCCTTTGAAACAATTGAAATTGAAGGTACAGATGATGAAGATGTTCCTATTTTACAACAAAATGGATGGTATGCAAAACCTTTCGAATTCCTCGTAGATATGTACTCTCCAGTACGTTACAACGAAATTGATCCAACAATATTTGTTGCAATTACATTCCCGTTCTTCTTCGGTTTCTGCTTAACCGATGCAATTTATGGGTTAGTTGTATCTGCAATTGGTGTAGTAATTATTAGAGGTTTAGGTAAAGTTAAAGAATCTATGCGTTCATTTGGATGGATTTTGGTTTGGGCTGGTCTATGGGCTGTTATTTTAGGTTTGTTAACTAATGGTTTTATTGGGGACTTCCCAGAAAGAATTGCAGGATTCCGTTTACCAACTGTATTTGCTCCAGTCGAAGCATTCAAACATCCTGATACTATTTTATTAATAGCTATCGGAGTCGGTCTTCTTTACACTAATGTTGGATTTTTACTTGGTGCTATTGACAACTTGAGATACGGTAATGTGAAAGAAGCTATTGGATCTCAGCTCTGCTGGTTTGTTTTCGAAGCTGGTATTATTCTCCTCGCTTTAGGTTACATGATGCCTGCAATCGGCATGGTTGGCATGGCTTTAGGTGGAATTTTAATTATTGCAACTATTGGAATGTTGGTATGGGCTAATGGCGCATATGGTGTTATGGATATTTTCGGTTACATGGGAGATGTTTTATCTTACGCACGTCTTTTAGCATTATGTTTGGCTACTGGTGGTATTGCTATGACAGTAAACATCTTAGCGCAAATGTTAAACAACATGGTTCCGCATGTAGGTATAGTACTTGCGATATTTGTCTTTATATTTGGACATATTGCAAACTTTGCTTTCCAGGTATTAGGTGCATTTATTAATTCTTTACGTCTTAACTATGTAGAATTTTTCTCACAATTCTTTATGAGTGGTAAAGGAAAATTCGAAGCTTTTAAAGCAAATAGGACATTTACAAAACTTAAATAA
- a CDS encoding V-type ATP synthase subunit H: MAEISDAIAMIKKAESDAEQLIADSQAQSKDMIADANLKAEESVSEVKISAEEEAQKTVFDAEDKAKKEAQSISEQSKVEVKSLKDKAMGNVDEAASIIVKNIL, translated from the coding sequence ATGGCAGAGATATCAGACGCAATCGCAATGATAAAAAAAGCAGAATCTGATGCTGAACAACTTATTGCGGATTCACAAGCGCAATCAAAAGATATGATTGCTGATGCAAACTTAAAAGCTGAGGAATCCGTTTCAGAAGTTAAAATTTCAGCAGAAGAAGAAGCTCAAAAAACTGTTTTTGATGCAGAAGATAAAGCTAAAAAAGAAGCACAATCTATCTCTGAACAGTCCAAAGTTGAAGTTAAATCTTTAAAAGATAAAGCTATGGGCAATGTTGATGAAGCGGCTTCTATTATTGTCAAAAATATATTGTAG